The Mycolicibacterium doricum genome includes a region encoding these proteins:
- a CDS encoding HAD-IC family P-type ATPase yields the protein MLTRLATAPLRAAATSMQVAMTAGATVAGLTAGTALVVGGVVADAGEAVAQKAAGVGALARAATAVTAEALGGPHARRVSANGARRWIEVRGLDGPDAAAVGAAVLTAVRGMPGVQRAVLNTAASRVVVTVDDGGPSTPQLCEVVAQAECGAAASPRRRASAAMAADDAVLIARTAAAAIASAGLGFAITGTVLRVPRLSSALAVPTAVLDQTPRLRRHLEQRLGADATDLLFAVLNSTNAALTSSPTAAAGEAATRAMLAAEAWNARRAWRRREPELAADPSPGGAARLSRLPAQPEDSADRYADRAGAMGVGAAATLGLLTRNTRLAGAAAMVTVAKPLRTSREAFGCALTRGLDAHHDAVVIAPRALRMLDRIDAVVVDPRALYTEELMITRVRGPRDSHRISAWEAARVALDQGGLSPGWHPLSAIPDAGDHGEALVSPVRDPYASALLAEARRANLRVVSVEDDGLRSLAQGFDVLHPVDGSVDDALADAVNRSAADGTTVALITSADMRSPHAAHLTIGVVRADGRPPWGADVFVGDLTGAWRLLHAVPVARRVSAKAVQLSASSSAIGALMLVPGVVGNGPATVSAGAAAGLWNGFIAGAKVFRDRLPHPEPGHDWHALPATEVTRLLPRPVDGTDSEPPGPKRTAGAAAAAWRGARDFLAEVRADLDDPITPLLVTGAMASALLGSAVDAALVTSVLVANAAVSAEQQLHAERTIAHLLAVQEPLARRCTGPVEKRHHEKVPADRLRPGDLIEVVAGEVIPADARLIEAVNIEVDESTLTGESLPVAKDTTPTPGAALAERICMLYGGTTILSGTGMAIVTAVGGGMEIRRAMAMAPRTSGEIGLHAQLRHITKRALPVSVAGGAMVGALGLLRGTPLRLALSEAVSVVVAAVPEGLALVATLAQLAAARKLSDEHVLVRNPHSVEAFARVDVVCFDKTGTLSENRLQVRKVHPLDGFPAEQVLGVAARTTFARPGHRAEHATDEAIRAAADHTSTVDYDGHDAFLPFQSDRPFAAALCGTTIAIKGAPETIAKALTEDNAGLAQTVGDMSAAGLRVLAVAVREIDRDQAAAAVADPLTFERLCRGELTPVGLIGLADTPRPAAGSLLTALAERSIGVRLITGDHPVTARAVAAELGLVVAEDEVMTGSDWESLSAGERTQAVGRCQVFARMTPEHKIEVVQTLERAGMVTAMVGDGANDAAAIRAASVGVGVVARGSDPARTAADVMLLDGRIEALLDAIDEGHQLWRRVHSAVSVLLGGNAGEICFALITTLLTGKSALNTRQMLLVNLLTDALPAAALAVSDQYRTGAVYHDEQRLWREIGIRGAATTAGATLAWFLARPTGTAAHASTVALIGLVGSQLMQTMVDSRSPAVIATSLGSLAVMGGVISTPGLSRLFGCTPVGPIGWSQGVLAAGLATALSAVAPDLLSRIAEAAQNWIPAHIEEQPGGDRS from the coding sequence ATGCTGACCCGCCTGGCCACCGCCCCACTGCGCGCAGCGGCGACGAGCATGCAGGTGGCCATGACCGCCGGAGCCACCGTTGCCGGCTTGACCGCCGGTACCGCTCTGGTCGTCGGTGGTGTGGTGGCCGATGCTGGTGAGGCCGTGGCCCAGAAGGCGGCCGGTGTCGGCGCGCTGGCCCGGGCGGCCACTGCCGTCACCGCCGAAGCGCTCGGCGGTCCGCACGCCCGGCGCGTCAGCGCCAACGGTGCACGGCGCTGGATAGAAGTACGGGGCCTCGACGGGCCCGATGCGGCGGCCGTGGGGGCCGCGGTGCTGACGGCGGTGCGTGGGATGCCGGGAGTGCAGCGCGCGGTGCTCAATACGGCGGCATCGCGAGTGGTGGTCACCGTCGACGACGGCGGCCCCTCCACCCCGCAACTCTGTGAAGTCGTGGCGCAGGCCGAGTGCGGCGCCGCCGCATCGCCAAGGCGGAGGGCCTCTGCGGCCATGGCCGCAGATGATGCAGTGCTCATCGCTCGAACGGCAGCGGCCGCAATCGCGTCAGCCGGTCTCGGGTTCGCGATCACGGGAACCGTGCTGCGGGTACCGCGGTTGTCCAGCGCGCTCGCAGTGCCTACAGCGGTGCTAGACCAGACGCCGCGGTTACGCCGCCACCTCGAGCAGCGGCTCGGAGCCGACGCGACCGATCTGCTGTTCGCTGTGCTCAATTCGACTAATGCAGCGTTGACCTCGTCGCCGACCGCCGCCGCTGGGGAAGCCGCGACCAGGGCGATGCTCGCGGCCGAGGCATGGAACGCGCGGCGGGCCTGGCGGCGACGGGAGCCCGAGCTGGCCGCCGACCCGTCGCCAGGCGGCGCTGCCCGGTTATCCCGCCTGCCTGCGCAGCCGGAGGACAGCGCAGACCGCTACGCCGACCGAGCGGGTGCGATGGGCGTCGGCGCCGCGGCAACTCTGGGCCTGCTCACCAGGAACACCCGACTCGCGGGCGCAGCTGCCATGGTCACCGTGGCGAAGCCGTTGCGGACCAGCCGGGAAGCGTTCGGATGCGCGTTGACGCGCGGCTTGGACGCTCACCACGACGCCGTCGTCATCGCCCCCCGCGCACTGCGCATGCTCGACCGCATCGACGCCGTCGTGGTGGATCCACGGGCCCTGTACACCGAGGAGTTGATGATCACCCGCGTTCGCGGGCCGCGCGATTCACACCGGATATCGGCCTGGGAAGCGGCCAGGGTCGCGCTGGACCAGGGTGGGCTGTCACCCGGGTGGCACCCGCTGTCGGCCATCCCCGATGCCGGCGACCACGGCGAGGCGCTGGTCAGCCCTGTTCGGGATCCGTACGCCTCGGCGCTGCTCGCGGAGGCCCGGCGTGCGAACCTGCGCGTGGTTTCCGTCGAGGACGACGGGTTACGTTCGCTGGCACAGGGTTTCGACGTCCTTCACCCGGTCGACGGATCGGTCGACGACGCGCTGGCCGACGCAGTGAACCGGTCGGCGGCCGACGGCACGACCGTCGCGCTGATCACATCGGCCGACATGCGGTCGCCCCACGCCGCACACCTCACGATCGGTGTGGTGCGTGCCGACGGCCGGCCGCCGTGGGGCGCCGACGTGTTCGTCGGCGACCTCACCGGGGCATGGCGGCTGTTGCACGCCGTGCCCGTCGCCCGTCGCGTCAGCGCCAAGGCGGTGCAGTTGTCGGCATCCAGTTCGGCGATCGGCGCACTGATGTTGGTGCCCGGCGTGGTCGGAAATGGGCCCGCAACGGTCAGCGCCGGCGCGGCGGCGGGGCTGTGGAACGGGTTCATCGCGGGCGCGAAGGTGTTTCGCGATCGGCTGCCCCACCCCGAACCCGGCCACGACTGGCACGCCCTGCCCGCGACGGAGGTCACCCGGCTGCTTCCCCGTCCTGTCGACGGCACCGACAGCGAGCCACCCGGGCCGAAACGAACCGCCGGTGCGGCCGCGGCGGCGTGGCGGGGCGCCCGGGATTTCCTCGCCGAGGTCCGCGCCGACCTCGACGACCCCATCACACCGTTGTTGGTGACCGGGGCAATGGCCAGCGCCCTGCTCGGCTCGGCGGTCGACGCCGCGCTGGTGACCAGCGTGCTGGTGGCGAATGCCGCGGTGTCCGCCGAGCAGCAGCTGCACGCCGAGCGCACCATTGCGCATCTGCTGGCGGTGCAGGAGCCGTTGGCCCGCCGCTGCACCGGCCCGGTCGAGAAGCGTCACCACGAGAAAGTCCCAGCGGACCGACTGCGACCCGGGGACCTCATCGAAGTCGTTGCCGGAGAGGTGATTCCGGCCGACGCCCGGTTGATTGAGGCCGTCAATATCGAGGTCGACGAGTCCACCCTGACCGGCGAGTCGCTGCCGGTGGCCAAGGACACCACCCCGACACCGGGCGCGGCGCTGGCCGAACGGATCTGCATGCTCTACGGCGGAACCACAATCCTGTCCGGAACCGGGATGGCCATCGTCACCGCCGTCGGCGGCGGCATGGAGATCCGGCGCGCGATGGCGATGGCTCCGCGCACGTCGGGCGAGATCGGCCTGCACGCACAATTGCGACACATCACCAAGCGCGCGCTGCCCGTCAGCGTCGCAGGCGGCGCCATGGTCGGCGCGCTCGGCCTGCTCCGCGGGACGCCGTTGCGGCTTGCGCTGTCGGAGGCGGTGTCGGTGGTCGTGGCCGCGGTGCCGGAAGGGTTGGCGCTCGTCGCGACGCTGGCTCAGCTCGCGGCCGCGCGCAAGCTCTCCGACGAGCACGTGCTGGTGCGAAATCCACACTCCGTGGAGGCGTTCGCGCGCGTCGACGTCGTCTGCTTCGACAAGACGGGAACGCTCAGCGAGAACCGGCTGCAGGTGAGAAAGGTGCATCCACTCGACGGTTTCCCTGCGGAGCAGGTGTTGGGCGTCGCCGCGCGCACGACGTTCGCCAGGCCGGGCCACCGTGCCGAGCATGCCACCGACGAGGCGATCCGCGCGGCCGCCGACCACACATCCACCGTCGACTACGACGGGCACGACGCGTTTCTGCCGTTCCAGTCGGATCGCCCGTTCGCGGCCGCGTTATGCGGCACCACGATCGCCATCAAGGGTGCGCCCGAGACGATCGCGAAGGCGCTGACCGAGGACAACGCCGGGTTGGCCCAGACCGTCGGTGACATGAGCGCTGCCGGATTACGGGTGCTGGCGGTCGCAGTCCGCGAGATCGACCGGGACCAGGCCGCTGCGGCGGTGGCCGATCCGCTGACGTTTGAGCGGTTGTGCCGCGGTGAGTTGACGCCGGTGGGCCTGATCGGTCTCGCGGACACTCCGCGGCCGGCCGCGGGTTCGCTGCTCACCGCGTTGGCCGAGCGCAGCATCGGGGTGCGCCTGATCACCGGCGACCATCCGGTCACCGCGCGGGCCGTCGCCGCCGAGTTGGGTCTCGTCGTCGCCGAGGACGAGGTGATGACCGGCAGCGACTGGGAGAGCCTGTCGGCGGGCGAGCGCACACAGGCGGTGGGTCGCTGCCAAGTGTTCGCGCGGATGACGCCCGAGCACAAGATCGAGGTCGTCCAGACCTTGGAGCGGGCCGGCATGGTGACCGCGATGGTCGGGGACGGCGCCAACGACGCAGCGGCGATCCGCGCCGCCAGTGTCGGCGTCGGTGTGGTGGCGCGGGGCAGTGATCCGGCGCGGACCGCCGCCGACGTGATGCTCTTGGACGGACGCATCGAAGCCCTGCTCGATGCCATCGATGAAGGGCACCAGCTCTGGCGTCGGGTGCACTCCGCGGTCAGTGTGCTGCTCGGCGGCAACGCGGGAGAGATCTGCTTTGCGCTGATCACCACCCTGCTCACCGGAAAGTCGGCGCTGAACACCCGCCAGATGCTGTTGGTGAATCTGCTCACCGACGCGCTGCCCGCGGCGGCGCTGGCCGTCAGTGACCAGTACCGCACCGGCGCGGTGTACCACGATGAACAACGGTTGTGGCGCGAGATCGGGATCCGTGGTGCGGCCACCACTGCCGGCGCCACGCTGGCGTGGTTTCTGGCCAGGCCGACGGGCACAGCCGCGCACGCGTCGACCGTGGCGCTCATCGGATTGGTCGGCAGCCAGCTGATGCAGACCATGGTGGACTCTCGCAGTCCGGCGGTAATCGCGACGTCGCTGGGAAGCCTCGCGGTCATGGGGGGCGTGATCAGCACCCCCGGTCTGAGCAGGTTGTTCGGCTGCACCCCCGTCGGGCCGATCGGCTGGAGCCAGGGCGTGCTGGCGGCGGGCCTGGCGACAGCGTTGTCCGCCGTCGCTCCGGATCTGCTGTCCCGCATCGCCGAAGCGGCCCAGAACTGGATTCCGGCACACATCGAGGAACAACCCGGAGGCGATCGCTCATGA
- a CDS encoding mycothiol transferase has protein sequence MPDSDAAAARELLRDSFTRLIEHVENLTDELTDEVALYRPTATANSIAWLLWHSARVQDAQLCEIAGIEQVWTREGWVDQFALDLPRDDTGYGHSPDDVGKVRVPADLLAGYYSAVHKTTLAYIASVTPDDLSRIVDRRWDPPVTASARLVSIIDDCAQHLGQAAYIQGISH, from the coding sequence ATGCCTGACTCGGATGCGGCCGCCGCCCGCGAACTTTTGCGTGACTCGTTCACCCGCCTGATCGAGCACGTCGAGAATCTCACCGACGAGCTGACCGACGAGGTGGCGCTCTACCGCCCGACGGCGACGGCCAACAGCATCGCTTGGTTGCTATGGCACAGCGCCCGGGTGCAGGACGCCCAACTCTGCGAGATCGCCGGCATCGAGCAGGTGTGGACCCGTGAGGGATGGGTCGATCAGTTCGCGCTCGATCTACCGCGCGACGACACCGGCTACGGCCACAGCCCCGACGACGTCGGCAAGGTTCGGGTGCCGGCCGATCTGTTGGCCGGTTACTACTCCGCGGTGCACAAGACGACATTGGCCTACATCGCCTCCGTGACCCCCGACGACCTCTCCCGGATCGTCGACCGCCGGTGGGATCCCCCGGTCACCGCCAGCGCCCGGCTGGTCAGCATCATCGACGACTGCGCTCAACACCTCGGTCAGGCCGCCTATATCCAGGGCATCTCACACTGA
- a CDS encoding phosphatase PAP2 family protein, whose protein sequence is MRTALHWWPLVAVGAMFVLGRLVGKGSTPLDSRLLAIDAPDPLLVFVEAPVQIAVLGAAVTYALWRRRWQLAAVAALCPPVAVVSAQLFKRVFDRTRDGELAYPSGHITALVVVAGMVVLAAGGRLSVVVAAAVAVIVGMVLVGISFHYFTDTVGALLLGSAYVAGAARLVIHRPDRAT, encoded by the coding sequence ATGAGGACCGCGCTGCACTGGTGGCCGCTGGTCGCCGTGGGCGCGATGTTCGTGCTCGGCCGGCTGGTGGGCAAGGGTTCGACACCCCTGGACAGTCGCCTGTTGGCCATCGACGCCCCCGACCCGCTCCTGGTGTTCGTCGAGGCGCCGGTTCAGATCGCGGTGCTCGGGGCCGCGGTGACCTACGCGCTGTGGCGGAGACGGTGGCAGCTGGCCGCGGTGGCGGCGCTGTGCCCACCGGTGGCCGTCGTCTCCGCGCAGTTGTTCAAGCGGGTGTTCGACCGCACCCGCGATGGCGAGCTCGCCTACCCCAGCGGGCACATCACCGCGCTCGTGGTGGTCGCGGGCATGGTCGTGCTCGCGGCCGGTGGCCGGCTGTCGGTGGTGGTGGCCGCGGCGGTGGCCGTCATCGTCGGCATGGTCCTCGTCGGAATCTCGTTCCACTACTTCACCGACACCGTGGGCGCGCTACTGCTCGGCAGCGCCTATGTCGCGGGGGCGGCCCGCCTGGTCATCCACCGGCCCGACCGCGCAACTTGA
- a CDS encoding aldehyde dehydrogenase family protein: MTATPELDALDNSTIRNPATGGVAGQVRWTDPADVPRIAAGLRTTQKGWENRGATGRAKVLARYAVWLGEHRAEIEELLIKETGKSAVDAAQEVPLILMITSYYVRTMDKALAPESRPAALPFLSIKKITVHYRPRPVVGIIAPWNYPVANALMDAIGALAAGCAVLLKPSERTPLTAELLLRGWQDSGAPEVLAIAQGAREVSEAVIDNSDFIQFTGSSATGAKVMERAARRLTPVSLELGGKDPMIVLEDADVNLAAHAAVWGAMFNAGQTCVSVERVYVLESVYDQFVDAVVRDVKNLKMGAGEGNDFGALIDDGQVAVTERHVADAIAKGAKALTGGKRRTGPGSFYEPTVLVDVDHSMACMTEETFGPTLPIMKVKSVEEAVRLANDSPYGLSAAVFSKDIDRAQAVALQLDCGGVNVNDVISNLMCTTAPMGGWKTSGIGSRFGGPEGLRKYCRIETVVAPRTNVGAGGNYYNNSAKALKRMNTMMTKLALIRPRRMAK; the protein is encoded by the coding sequence ATGACCGCGACGCCGGAACTCGATGCGCTCGACAACAGCACCATCCGCAATCCGGCGACGGGTGGCGTCGCCGGGCAGGTGCGCTGGACCGATCCGGCCGACGTGCCGAGGATCGCCGCCGGCCTGCGCACCACCCAGAAGGGCTGGGAGAACCGCGGCGCCACAGGGCGCGCCAAGGTGCTGGCCCGCTACGCCGTGTGGCTGGGCGAACACCGTGCCGAGATCGAAGAGCTGCTGATCAAGGAGACTGGCAAGTCGGCCGTCGACGCCGCCCAGGAAGTCCCGCTGATCCTGATGATCACGTCGTACTACGTCCGCACGATGGACAAGGCGCTGGCCCCGGAGTCGCGTCCCGCGGCGCTGCCGTTCCTGTCGATCAAGAAGATCACCGTGCACTATCGGCCGCGCCCGGTGGTCGGGATCATCGCGCCGTGGAACTACCCCGTCGCCAACGCGCTGATGGACGCGATCGGCGCCCTCGCGGCCGGATGTGCTGTGCTGCTCAAGCCCTCCGAACGCACGCCGCTGACCGCCGAGCTGCTGCTGCGCGGCTGGCAGGATTCCGGTGCCCCCGAGGTCCTCGCGATCGCGCAGGGCGCCCGTGAGGTGTCGGAGGCCGTCATCGACAACTCCGATTTCATCCAGTTCACCGGCTCCAGCGCCACGGGCGCGAAGGTGATGGAACGCGCCGCACGCCGCCTCACCCCGGTCAGCCTCGAACTCGGCGGCAAGGACCCGATGATCGTCCTTGAGGACGCCGACGTGAACCTCGCCGCGCACGCCGCGGTGTGGGGCGCGATGTTCAACGCCGGCCAGACGTGTGTGTCGGTGGAACGGGTCTACGTTCTGGAATCCGTCTACGACCAGTTTGTGGACGCCGTCGTACGCGACGTCAAGAACCTCAAGATGGGCGCCGGTGAGGGCAACGACTTCGGGGCGCTCATCGACGACGGTCAGGTCGCCGTCACCGAGCGGCACGTCGCGGACGCTATCGCCAAGGGCGCCAAGGCGCTCACGGGCGGTAAGCGGCGCACCGGCCCGGGCAGCTTCTACGAGCCGACGGTACTCGTCGACGTCGACCACTCGATGGCCTGCATGACCGAGGAGACGTTCGGCCCGACGCTGCCGATCATGAAGGTCAAGTCTGTCGAGGAGGCCGTCCGCCTGGCCAACGACAGTCCCTACGGCCTGTCGGCCGCGGTCTTCTCCAAGGACATCGACCGGGCGCAAGCCGTCGCACTGCAATTGGATTGCGGCGGGGTCAACGTCAACGACGTGATCTCCAACCTGATGTGCACGACCGCGCCGATGGGCGGCTGGAAGACGTCGGGCATCGGGTCCCGCTTCGGTGGACCCGAGGGCTTGCGCAAGTACTGCCGGATCGAGACGGTGGTCGCACCGCGGACGAATGTCGGCGCCGGCGGCAACTACTACAACAACTCAGCCAAGGCGCTCAAACGCATGAACACGATGATGACCAAGCTCGCGCTGATCCGCCCGCGTCGCATGGCCAAGTAG
- a CDS encoding cytochrome P450, giving the protein MGHRLTGLRAAATLADLGSASIAAGVIARRKPAVQALEAVQADARAVRRMQQLRREFGKGPVELILPGRRMVVVLDPDDVARVLAGAPEPFHPANREKRKALDSALDSGAEIHRLAGAFADVITAEARELVDTVAARGTMDANQFMAAWWRIVRRVALGDRARDDEEITDALLRLRRAGNWSFLSLPHHRKRAKFLQRLYEYVEDPQIGTLAAAVADLPVHGAVDPVGQMPQWLFAFDAAGMAQLRAMAALATHPAAMSRAIEDAAEPDQLRLRPFLRACLLESVRLWPTTPTILRDTTEDTTWRDGTVTIEKGAGLMIVTPAYHRDPALLPFANDFVPDIWLDGRARSYPQLVPFSAGPAECPGRNLVLFATSTLLANLLSRLDFRLSSTPQLSPDEPLPVTLNQYGVEFTVQPVTSSTASSLPS; this is encoded by the coding sequence ATGGGACATCGACTGACCGGGCTGCGGGCGGCTGCCACGCTGGCCGATCTGGGGTCGGCGTCGATCGCCGCCGGGGTGATCGCGCGGCGCAAACCCGCGGTGCAGGCGCTGGAGGCCGTCCAGGCCGACGCCAGGGCAGTCCGCCGCATGCAACAGCTGCGGCGAGAATTCGGCAAGGGACCCGTCGAGTTGATCCTGCCTGGCCGGCGAATGGTGGTGGTGCTCGACCCCGACGACGTCGCCCGGGTGCTCGCCGGAGCGCCCGAGCCGTTTCACCCGGCCAACCGGGAGAAACGCAAAGCCCTCGATTCCGCACTCGACTCCGGCGCCGAGATACACCGCCTGGCCGGTGCCTTCGCCGATGTGATCACCGCGGAGGCACGCGAGTTGGTGGACACGGTGGCCGCGCGCGGCACCATGGACGCCAACCAATTCATGGCCGCGTGGTGGCGGATCGTGCGGCGGGTCGCGCTGGGTGACCGCGCCCGTGACGACGAAGAGATCACCGACGCCCTGCTCCGGCTCCGCCGGGCCGGCAACTGGTCGTTCCTGTCGCTTCCGCACCACCGCAAGCGCGCGAAGTTCCTGCAGCGGCTGTACGAGTATGTCGAGGATCCGCAGATCGGAACGCTGGCAGCCGCGGTCGCCGACCTACCCGTCCACGGCGCCGTCGACCCGGTGGGCCAGATGCCGCAGTGGCTGTTCGCCTTCGACGCGGCGGGAATGGCGCAGCTGCGTGCGATGGCCGCGCTCGCCACCCACCCCGCGGCCATGTCCAGGGCGATCGAAGACGCCGCCGAACCGGATCAGCTGCGGCTGCGGCCGTTTCTGCGGGCGTGCCTCCTGGAGTCGGTGCGGTTGTGGCCCACCACACCGACGATCCTGCGCGACACTACCGAGGACACGACGTGGCGCGACGGCACGGTCACCATCGAGAAGGGCGCGGGGTTGATGATCGTGACGCCGGCCTACCACCGCGATCCCGCGCTGCTGCCGTTCGCGAACGACTTCGTCCCCGACATCTGGCTTGACGGTCGAGCTCGCTCGTATCCGCAGCTGGTCCCGTTCTCCGCCGGCCCCGCCGAGTGCCCGGGACGCAACCTGGTCCTGTTCGCGACGAGCACGCTGCTGGCGAACCTGCTGAGCCGGCTGGACTTCCGGCTGTCGTCGACACCGCAGCTGTCGCCGGACGAGCCGTTGCCGGTGACGCTCAACCAGTACGGGGTGGAGTTCACCGTTCAGCCGGTCACATCGTCGACGGCCTCCTCATTGCCGTCCTGA
- a CDS encoding HNH endonuclease signature motif containing protein — translation MFDTVFAGLDESALIAAIGQSAREEAQAGARKFAAIAQLAHLSVTEDQEHDHWVYDSWAAAASEIGAALNIGHKRASGQMRIAVALRDRLPRIAALYLQGGLSTRLICEITWRTRLVEDTRVLALLDAALAGQAQRWGPLSDERLTRAVDAVINRYDPDAVIRAKQVLTTRDFRIGTLQDPDALVTVWGQLLGCDAEVLSARITAMLTGICDDDPRTIGERRSCAVGAIVSGHDHLPCRCGSPDCPASAPTSSNVVITVIADPAAVEAAQQLIAAEDRAQQSQQAHRAEPAPGPFRQDESSAPGSDSVADPQPNPEPDPEVPNPRPCDQDSGVALLPGVTILPIAALAEAIRSGAAIKQLWLPGADPEPHYRPSAKLAAFVRARDLFCRFPGCTVPAQRCDIDHVVPWPYGPTHASNLNCTCRTHHLGKTFWNGWRDEQSPDGTVTWTTPAAQRYTTVPASRLLFPRWNTTTTELPPPTPPPPDPDRITKMPKRRRTRAAQNTTRIKAERNHNAAQRAAARAMADHTASAPRPPPF, via the coding sequence ATGTTCGATACTGTGTTCGCGGGGCTGGACGAGTCCGCGCTGATCGCTGCGATCGGGCAGTCCGCGCGTGAGGAGGCGCAGGCCGGGGCGCGGAAGTTCGCCGCGATCGCGCAGCTGGCGCATCTGAGCGTCACCGAGGACCAGGAACATGACCACTGGGTCTACGACTCCTGGGCTGCGGCGGCATCCGAGATCGGGGCCGCGTTGAACATCGGACACAAACGGGCATCGGGGCAGATGCGGATCGCGGTCGCGTTGCGCGACCGGCTGCCCCGGATCGCGGCGCTGTACCTGCAGGGCGGGTTGAGCACCCGGCTGATCTGCGAGATCACCTGGCGTACCCGCCTGGTGGAGGACACCCGGGTGCTGGCGCTGCTCGACGCCGCGCTGGCCGGCCAAGCGCAGCGGTGGGGGCCGTTGTCCGACGAACGGTTGACCCGCGCGGTCGACGCGGTGATCAACCGGTATGACCCGGATGCAGTCATCCGGGCCAAACAGGTCCTCACGACCCGCGACTTCCGGATCGGGACGTTGCAGGACCCCGACGCGCTGGTCACGGTCTGGGGTCAGCTGCTCGGCTGTGACGCTGAGGTGCTGTCCGCCCGGATCACCGCGATGCTCACCGGGATCTGCGACGACGACCCCCGCACCATCGGCGAGCGGCGCTCATGCGCGGTGGGCGCCATCGTCTCAGGCCACGATCACCTACCCTGCCGGTGCGGATCACCCGACTGCCCGGCGTCAGCGCCGACCAGCTCCAATGTCGTCATCACGGTGATCGCTGATCCGGCCGCCGTCGAGGCCGCCCAGCAGCTGATCGCCGCCGAGGACCGCGCACAACAAAGCCAGCAGGCCCACAGAGCCGAGCCCGCCCCCGGACCGTTTCGTCAAGATGAATCATCGGCGCCGGGATCCGACTCGGTAGCCGACCCCCAGCCAAACCCCGAGCCCGACCCGGAAGTGCCTAATCCTCGTCCTTGCGACCAGGACTCGGGCGTGGCCTTGCTGCCCGGGGTGACGATCCTGCCGATCGCGGCGTTGGCCGAGGCGATCCGCAGCGGCGCGGCGATCAAACAACTCTGGCTACCCGGCGCCGATCCCGAACCGCACTACCGCCCCTCGGCCAAGCTGGCCGCGTTCGTGCGCGCCCGTGACCTGTTCTGCCGATTCCCCGGCTGCACCGTGCCTGCCCAACGCTGCGATATCGACCACGTCGTGCCCTGGCCCTACGGGCCCACCCACGCCTCCAACCTGAACTGCACATGCCGCACCCACCACCTGGGGAAAACGTTCTGGAACGGCTGGCGCGACGAACAATCACCCGACGGCACCGTGACCTGGACCACCCCAGCCGCCCAGCGCTACACCACCGTGCCAGCAAGCCGACTATTGTTCCCCCGCTGGAACACCACCACCACCGAGCTACCGCCGCCGACCCCACCCCCACCCGACCCCGACCGCATCACCAAGATGCCGAAACGACGACGCACCCGCGCCGCCCAGAACACCACACGCATCAAAGCCGAACGCAACCACAACGCCGCCCAACGCGCCGCCGCGCGAGCGATGGCCGACCACACCGCCAGCGCGCCACGACCGCCACCGTTCTGA